In Candidatus Tiamatella incendiivivens, a single genomic region encodes these proteins:
- a CDS encoding ribbon-helix-helix domain-containing protein — MKLITVKMPEIYVDGIDELVKNGRYSSRSEVIRTAIRELLKQELWRGMGAYMGGITPFKPNNLVEMELPG; from the coding sequence ATGAAACTCATCACAGTCAAAATGCCCGAAATATATGTAGATGGAATAGACGAGTTAGTTAAGAATGGAAGATATAGTAGCAGAAGCGAGGTCATCCGCACAGCGATTAGGGAACTACTTAAACAAGAACTATGGAGAGGAATGGGCGCATATATGGGCGGAATAACTCCTTTTAAACCAAACAACCTGGTAGAAATGGAACTACCAGGTTAA
- a CDS encoding B12-binding domain-containing radical SAM protein encodes MSDHHGKIFIGFAATGPAIGIPEKLWKWVACPSPGVDAYGKPKVAPYALRKLEAALQNKGFNAHVIDPDYVPYYVLHGAKALMIGHHDYFALGPPSNEWWLLTERTPINRKSFIEFISHPAIWEAKRKHNMKIVIGGPAVWQWEACKNARKKWPVDLLVEGEADKAITKIAEHILDKKPLPSKIIINPQESPSIDEIPEIKHPSIGGLVEIMRGCPRGCKFCSVTLRPLRFIPLDKIESEILVNLQSGINNVVLHSEDILLYGADVVKPRAEPLLKLHKMVARHLNEYEAGFAWSHVSLAAVKYAEEHGKIISRITNIVLDDDVRKFYGAEVGIETGSIKLARKIMPAKAAPYPVESWPEVVEDAFNILIENNIFPAATFILGLPGETEDDVYATIELLERLKSYPSLIVPMFFVPMGALKDKDGFKSKHVKEYHREAMLLSGQHSIKWAKWIINQGYLNKPQYMPLKMAVNYFIKYAERKIQKHTESIEVKLHY; translated from the coding sequence ATGAGTGATCATCACGGGAAGATCTTCATAGGATTCGCTGCAACAGGCCCCGCTATAGGCATCCCAGAAAAACTATGGAAATGGGTTGCATGCCCTTCGCCAGGTGTAGACGCCTATGGGAAACCTAAAGTCGCTCCATACGCTCTAAGAAAACTTGAGGCTGCACTACAGAATAAGGGATTTAACGCTCACGTCATAGATCCTGACTATGTACCATATTATGTACTCCACGGAGCAAAGGCACTAATGATCGGCCACCACGACTATTTTGCTCTAGGTCCACCGAGTAACGAGTGGTGGCTCTTAACAGAAAGGACGCCTATTAACAGGAAAAGCTTCATCGAGTTCATAAGCCATCCAGCAATATGGGAAGCGAAACGTAAACATAATATGAAGATAGTTATAGGAGGTCCAGCAGTCTGGCAGTGGGAAGCATGTAAAAACGCAAGGAAAAAATGGCCAGTAGATCTCCTAGTTGAGGGGGAAGCAGATAAAGCCATAACTAAAATAGCAGAACATATACTAGATAAAAAACCCCTCCCATCTAAAATCATCATAAACCCCCAGGAAAGCCCTAGCATAGATGAGATCCCAGAAATAAAACATCCAAGTATAGGCGGCCTAGTTGAAATAATGAGAGGTTGTCCTAGAGGATGTAAGTTCTGTAGTGTGACATTAAGACCACTAAGATTCATTCCCCTAGATAAAATTGAGAGCGAGATCTTAGTTAACTTGCAGTCAGGTATTAATAATGTTGTACTACATAGCGAAGACATACTATTGTATGGTGCAGATGTTGTCAAACCGAGAGCAGAACCTCTCCTCAAACTGCATAAAATGGTAGCTAGGCATTTAAACGAATATGAAGCAGGATTTGCTTGGAGCCATGTCAGCCTAGCTGCAGTAAAATACGCTGAAGAGCACGGAAAGATAATATCAAGGATCACTAATATAGTTCTAGATGACGATGTCAGGAAGTTCTATGGTGCAGAGGTTGGAATAGAAACAGGTAGCATCAAACTAGCAAGGAAAATAATGCCTGCCAAAGCAGCTCCTTATCCAGTAGAATCATGGCCAGAAGTTGTTGAAGACGCATTCAACATATTAATCGAGAACAACATATTCCCAGCCGCAACCTTCATACTGGGCCTTCCAGGTGAAACGGAAGATGATGTCTATGCGACAATAGAGCTTTTAGAGAGGCTTAAATCATATCCAAGCCTAATTGTTCCAATGTTCTTTGTACCAATGGGAGCATTGAAAGATAAGGACGGGTTCAAGAGCAAGCATGTAAAGGAATATCACAGGGAAGCAATGCTACTTTCTGGGCAGCATTCTATAAAATGGGCTAAATGGATAATAAACCAGGGATACTTAAACAAGCCTCAATACATGCCTCTGAAAATGGCGGTAAATTACTTTATTAAATATGCTGAGAGAAAAATACAAAAACACACTGAATCAATAGAGGTTAAATTACATTACTAA
- a CDS encoding ASCH domain-containing protein, with translation MRNTEAFLLSIKPKYAEAIFSGRKRYELRKLRKSRILPGSLIILYVSSDTRSIIGEFVAGDVIEDTPENVWRTLRQFKRGVGRGAYRYIKDSRRALAIEILNTALYHHPVTLDEIRNIIPGWDPPHSYIKLIREDPLYRLIIRPLRVPN, from the coding sequence ATGAGAAACACTGAAGCCTTCCTCCTAAGTATTAAACCCAAATACGCAGAAGCAATATTCTCTGGCCGCAAAAGATACGAGCTCCGAAAGCTTAGAAAATCAAGGATTCTACCAGGATCTCTCATAATACTCTATGTTAGTAGTGATACTAGAAGCATAATAGGAGAATTCGTAGCGGGAGACGTAATAGAAGACACTCCCGAAAATGTATGGAGAACATTGAGACAGTTCAAAAGAGGCGTGGGGCGAGGTGCATACAGATACATAAAAGATTCTAGAAGAGCACTCGCCATAGAAATATTGAACACTGCATTATATCACCACCCAGTAACTCTAGATGAAATAAGAAACATCATACCTGGATGGGATCCTCCTCACAGTTATATTAAGCTAATACGAGAAGATCCGCTGTATAGACTAATAATACGACCCCTGCGAGTTCCCAATTAG
- a CDS encoding V-type ATPase subunit produces the protein MSQFGYAKILPKLRIALSNLAKTDDIRSLALVENFEEALRDANEFKVLKEEKLEARSFSEVERALNKVIVRYSLKLSKIAPQPADKVAKAYLCTYIIGDLLSIFKRTALGAPISIETLVTPEIPDTPLHGLEEESLETPKQLIQRIKTPEARKFSEGALDTYQRTNDPGIYDLCQPLIRPVLIQSVLQDLNTQSREAVKQVTCPRIIYTLVSGLLYASRTRTPGEIISTVYSGINICKFNWNIVRQTYDNNSNDPEQLYSELKRYFPIFEGKNYIEALKHARSSSLRESRKRSLAQFEGYPFHAGLIAASIELLEHEVRDIRAVLAGKLYEVYPEKIYSVISREL, from the coding sequence TTGAGCCAATTCGGTTATGCTAAAATACTCCCAAAACTAAGAATAGCTCTTAGCAATCTAGCTAAAACAGATGATATAAGAAGTCTGGCATTAGTTGAGAACTTCGAAGAAGCCTTAAGAGACGCTAATGAGTTCAAAGTTCTTAAAGAAGAGAAACTAGAAGCAAGAAGCTTTAGTGAAGTAGAAAGGGCGCTTAATAAGGTAATTGTGAGGTACTCGCTTAAGCTATCTAAAATAGCCCCCCAACCAGCGGATAAAGTCGCAAAAGCTTATCTCTGCACATATATAATTGGGGATCTCCTAAGCATTTTCAAAAGAACTGCTTTGGGTGCCCCTATCTCGATAGAAACACTAGTTACACCAGAAATTCCAGACACGCCTCTGCACGGATTAGAAGAAGAATCCCTAGAAACACCTAAACAGCTAATTCAGAGAATTAAAACTCCAGAGGCAAGAAAATTCTCTGAAGGAGCTCTTGATACTTACCAAAGAACAAATGACCCGGGTATCTACGATTTATGCCAACCTCTCATTAGGCCGGTGCTTATCCAATCTGTCTTACAAGACCTGAATACACAGAGTAGAGAAGCCGTAAAACAGGTAACTTGCCCGAGGATAATATACACCCTAGTCTCAGGCTTACTGTATGCTTCCCGGACGAGAACGCCTGGAGAAATAATATCCACAGTTTATTCAGGCATAAATATATGTAAGTTCAACTGGAATATAGTTAGACAGACGTATGATAATAATAGCAACGATCCTGAGCAATTGTACTCTGAGCTAAAGAGATATTTCCCAATCTTTGAAGGTAAAAACTACATTGAAGCCTTGAAACATGCAAGATCCTCTTCTCTACGTGAAAGCAGGAAACGATCACTGGCACAGTTCGAAGGATACCCGTTTCATGCAGGGCTAATAGCGGCATCAATCGAACTTCTTGAACACGAGGTAAGAGATATAAGAGCTGTACTAGCCGGAAAACTATATGAAGTTTATCCTGAAAAGATTTACAGTGTAATATCAAGGGAACTCTAG
- a CDS encoding NAD-dependent deacylase produces the protein MRSLKSYQNLIEKIAEKIIEAEGCSVVLTGAGISTPSGIPDFRSPGGLWSRIDPSIFELSYFHSRPDISWIYYRQLVGELEDKQPNPAHKALAELEEMGLIKAVITQNIDGLHQRAGSRKVLEIHGNAYRAVCTSCGSRYPIHEALEKVGKGEAPRCSKCGGLLKPDVVFFGEPLPYKVYMESLQLARKCKVFLSVGSSLVVQPAASLPWHAHSSGVFLAIVNLQETPLDSLANAVIHGRVEEILPGLVLAIKRRIEVI, from the coding sequence ATGAGATCCTTGAAGAGCTATCAGAATCTTATTGAGAAAATAGCAGAAAAAATCATAGAAGCCGAAGGATGCAGCGTAGTGTTAACAGGCGCAGGCATAAGTACACCCAGTGGTATACCAGACTTCCGAAGCCCAGGAGGCCTGTGGAGTAGAATAGATCCATCTATTTTCGAATTAAGTTATTTCCACTCACGCCCAGATATTTCTTGGATCTATTATAGACAATTAGTAGGAGAACTAGAAGACAAGCAACCCAACCCGGCTCATAAAGCTCTAGCTGAGCTTGAGGAAATGGGGCTCATCAAGGCAGTTATAACGCAGAATATCGATGGCTTGCATCAGAGGGCTGGAAGCAGGAAAGTATTAGAGATACATGGCAACGCGTATAGAGCAGTATGTACTTCATGCGGCTCCAGGTATCCTATTCACGAAGCACTTGAGAAAGTCGGTAAGGGAGAAGCCCCACGATGCTCAAAGTGTGGTGGTCTACTGAAGCCTGATGTTGTCTTCTTCGGAGAACCGCTTCCCTATAAGGTCTATATGGAATCCCTACAGTTAGCTAGAAAATGTAAAGTCTTCTTATCCGTAGGATCAAGTCTCGTCGTGCAACCGGCAGCAAGTTTACCATGGCATGCTCATAGTTCCGGGGTTTTTCTTGCAATAGTAAACCTACAGGAAACTCCGCTGGACTCGTTGGCGAATGCAGTTATACATGGGAGAGTTGAAGAGATTTTACCTGGGCTTGTACTAGCTATAAAGAGAAGAATTGAAGTAATCTAA
- a CDS encoding DUF2258 domain-containing protein produces the protein MPQTLSTGLIIAGAYADKARRVLFAQLRDKVKSRELDNKEVARAAAELNRILFDILVNKLKIDKGDVVRVRIDYEIEDGTIKWLWDALRLEVFKRVPGEEVSKILSESIAKAEEIATPPEYQVERRGITPLDDAVYEVKLGERRVGILLVETMDEEAVVKGAVIEPQPLIIKRAVIDVEGELDDIIRESLPELLEEAEQADLELAEKVVNEILEELSESY, from the coding sequence ATGCCCCAGACGCTCAGTACGGGGCTCATAATCGCGGGGGCCTATGCGGATAAAGCTAGAAGAGTACTCTTCGCTCAGCTCCGCGACAAAGTTAAATCAAGAGAACTGGATAACAAGGAGGTAGCTAGAGCAGCTGCTGAGCTGAATAGGATTCTTTTCGATATTCTTGTGAATAAGTTAAAGATAGACAAAGGTGATGTTGTTAGAGTGAGAATAGACTATGAAATCGAGGATGGAACTATAAAGTGGCTATGGGACGCACTTAGATTAGAGGTTTTCAAGAGAGTTCCAGGTGAAGAGGTGTCAAAAATATTGTCAGAGTCTATTGCAAAAGCTGAAGAGATAGCTACTCCCCCGGAGTATCAAGTCGAGAGGCGTGGTATCACGCCTCTCGACGATGCTGTATACGAGGTAAAGCTAGGTGAAAGAAGAGTAGGTATTCTGCTCGTAGAAACCATGGATGAGGAAGCTGTTGTTAAGGGGGCAGTAATAGAACCGCAGCCTCTGATAATCAAGAGAGCGGTAATAGATGTCGAGGGGGAGCTCGATGATATAATAAGAGAAAGTCTCCCTGAACTCCTAGAGGAGGCCGAGCAGGCCGATCTTGAATTAGCTGAAAAGGTGGTAAATGAGATCCTTGAAGAGCTATCAGAATCTTATTGA
- a CDS encoding TGS domain-containing protein, which translates to MPANLPPEAKAKYAKYLDAKTIEEKIQALEEFVSAVPKHKGTENLMLWARKKLAQLRRELEDERRRRKSGGGGIRFMVQKSGAAQVSVLGPANSGKSTLVHRLTRAKTLITGYPYATRLPTPGMLPFMDVRIQLVDTPSFMLSDPDSQWNNRIIGLARNADALLIVFPLDSPSLKQDVISTIKLLGDRGIEISKGKGYVYVERTRGIGEIKLYVNGRLKGFTEEQVRKLLREYRIYGAHVYVEGEVGLDDVERAIFTRTMFKPTILVFNKADRSLYSRKELLELKDIIPSEVPVLVGIAKSGKGFEKLGEILFENLGIIRVYTKEPNGETAKQPLVLRRGATILDVAKSVHSRLVKNFKYAKIWGPSAKYPGERTGLDHVVEDGDIVEIHA; encoded by the coding sequence GTGCCGGCGAATTTACCGCCAGAAGCGAAAGCCAAATATGCAAAGTACCTAGACGCGAAGACTATTGAAGAGAAAATACAGGCTTTAGAAGAATTTGTTTCAGCTGTCCCCAAACATAAGGGAACAGAGAATCTTATGCTATGGGCTAGGAAGAAGCTTGCTCAATTAAGGCGAGAGCTTGAGGATGAGAGGAGGCGCCGTAAGTCTGGAGGCGGCGGTATAAGATTCATGGTTCAAAAATCCGGTGCAGCTCAAGTATCAGTGCTAGGTCCTGCGAATTCGGGTAAAAGCACACTAGTCCATAGGCTAACACGAGCTAAAACATTGATCACTGGCTACCCGTACGCGACGAGGCTTCCTACTCCTGGCATGCTCCCGTTCATGGATGTTCGGATACAATTGGTAGACACCCCGAGCTTTATGTTGAGCGATCCTGACAGTCAATGGAATAACAGGATAATAGGATTGGCGAGAAACGCTGATGCCTTACTCATAGTATTCCCACTAGATTCCCCATCGTTAAAACAAGACGTCATATCTACTATAAAGCTACTCGGAGATAGAGGTATAGAAATCAGTAAAGGAAAAGGTTATGTATATGTGGAGCGCACTCGCGGTATAGGTGAGATCAAACTCTATGTTAATGGTAGACTGAAGGGTTTCACGGAAGAGCAAGTGAGGAAGCTCCTGAGGGAATACCGGATCTATGGGGCGCATGTCTATGTTGAGGGAGAAGTCGGCCTCGACGATGTTGAGAGGGCTATCTTCACTAGAACAATGTTTAAACCCACAATACTTGTTTTCAACAAAGCTGATCGATCCCTCTACAGTAGAAAAGAACTACTTGAACTGAAAGATATCATCCCAAGCGAGGTCCCTGTACTTGTGGGGATAGCCAAGTCGGGTAAAGGATTTGAGAAGCTGGGCGAGATTCTCTTCGAAAACCTTGGAATAATACGAGTTTACACTAAAGAACCGAATGGTGAAACAGCGAAGCAACCGCTTGTCCTAAGGAGAGGTGCTACAATACTGGATGTGGCGAAAAGTGTTCATTCAAGGTTGGTAAAGAATTTTAAGTATGCGAAAATATGGGGTCCCAGCGCCAAATACCCTGGTGAGAGAACAGGATTGGACCATGTTGTAGAAGATGGTGATATAGTAGAGATTCACGCTTAG
- a CDS encoding FAD-dependent oxidoreductase has translation MKFLRCKPDAIPASTGKRIAIIGAGPAGLGAAGIMRCKGHEIVVYDQNPEPGGLILFGIPITRIPKEPVRKGIKELIDAGVKFVLNTKVDMVGDLGLMDKVISPKNRVHLEDIINEYDATIIATGTWKTRSMGTVGEEKNAEWVYPAVEWIVAVHMAKYGYKSWDEVPPLHGRVLIVGGGLTAADSVLIPLSYPEFKGKVSEVVLSYRRSKQYAPMGPREIDNLILHGAKYWEQTLPVEFRREGEKKIVKFVRMRLIQTSAEKRPKPFPIEGSEFEEEFDYALKAVGVLPTPPIKDGCCGIRVDSHGVVLTDEKFMTSRKGVFAAGDVRHGPSLIGPALKSGVEVAKHIEEYLANQ, from the coding sequence GTGAAGTTCTTAAGATGTAAACCGGATGCAATACCTGCCTCGACAGGGAAGAGAATTGCAATAATAGGCGCTGGACCCGCAGGTCTGGGCGCAGCTGGGATAATGAGGTGTAAAGGACACGAGATTGTTGTTTACGATCAAAACCCAGAGCCCGGAGGGTTGATCCTCTTCGGTATACCAATAACGAGAATCCCTAAGGAACCTGTAAGGAAGGGTATCAAGGAACTAATCGATGCGGGAGTAAAATTCGTGTTGAACACAAAGGTAGATATGGTCGGAGACTTAGGATTAATGGATAAAGTAATTTCACCAAAGAATCGAGTTCACCTTGAGGATATCATAAATGAGTATGATGCAACTATAATAGCTACGGGAACATGGAAGACTAGATCAATGGGTACAGTAGGAGAAGAGAAGAATGCTGAATGGGTTTACCCTGCTGTTGAATGGATTGTAGCAGTTCATATGGCTAAATACGGTTACAAGAGCTGGGATGAAGTACCGCCTTTACATGGCCGTGTCCTTATTGTAGGTGGAGGTTTAACGGCAGCTGATAGCGTGCTCATACCTCTGAGCTACCCGGAGTTCAAGGGTAAGGTAAGCGAGGTGGTGTTAAGCTACAGGAGATCCAAGCAATATGCACCGATGGGTCCCAGAGAAATTGACAACTTGATATTGCACGGTGCAAAATATTGGGAGCAAACGCTTCCAGTTGAATTCAGAAGGGAAGGAGAAAAGAAGATAGTCAAATTCGTTAGAATGAGGCTAATTCAGACATCTGCTGAGAAAAGGCCTAAACCATTTCCCATAGAAGGTAGCGAGTTTGAGGAGGAATTCGATTATGCCCTAAAAGCTGTTGGTGTATTACCTACACCCCCGATAAAGGATGGTTGCTGTGGAATAAGAGTAGACAGCCATGGTGTAGTATTGACTGATGAGAAGTTCATGACTTCTAGGAAAGGAGTATTCGCAGCAGGAGATGTACGACACGGACCTAGCCTTATAGGGCCCGCCCTGAAGAGCGGGGTGGAGGTAGCTAAACACATAGAAGAATATTTGGCTAACCAGTAA
- a CDS encoding S9 family peptidase → MNTSTFNPEDIIKLALVSDPRASPSECRVLYVNGRMDKDKNKYVYTIWEASPNEPPKPLTKGPSDTCPKWSPSGMMVAFLSRREDGKDGELWIMKPGGEAWRAFKAEAGIDNYEWVGDEEIIVLAGYGKQSEIVHVIEHLPVWINGTGYNYFVKQKLQLLRLGGEPETLAEAGRDKWIESFSVSPDGRYVIYTLTTDELKPYLSEIHIYDLIERTDKVLAKDWIVWNVGWTDSVDKAWFIGKEWKYAREKGVSIAHTRLYTIMLNGRIECLTCRFPYNISSSVNSDSRGPRCGKPVEWKAGTAYFYASVKGRVFLASLQPGSEGPLLLYELGNGSVDGFSLGRDCIYYTMMNHKEPAELYCYDPNTDVRKKLTWHNVGFANSVWLGSHEHFLVKASDGENIDAWIMKPRDFDESKKYPAILYIHGGPKTMFGEGFMMDFHALASKGFVVIYSNPRGSDGYVEDFADIKGDYGGRDYEDLMEVLEEALRKYPWIDGEKVGVTGGSYGGFMTNWVITKTKRFKAAVTQRSCSDWISDYGTTDIGWYFTSESILGNVEAPPPWLAPEKYIEKSPLWSVENVETPLLIIHGIEDYRCFLGQAVEFFTALKLRNIDTKLALFPGENHDLSRTGKPKARIERVKLILDWFDKYLKGGEAIDSSGKGA, encoded by the coding sequence GTGAATACCAGTACTTTCAACCCGGAGGATATTATTAAGCTAGCACTTGTTAGTGATCCGAGGGCAAGTCCCTCTGAATGTAGAGTTCTTTACGTTAATGGGAGAATGGATAAAGACAAGAATAAGTATGTCTATACTATTTGGGAGGCATCTCCTAATGAGCCTCCTAAACCTCTAACCAAGGGACCATCTGATACTTGCCCTAAGTGGAGTCCTAGCGGGATGATGGTTGCTTTCCTGTCTAGGAGAGAAGATGGGAAGGATGGAGAGCTCTGGATTATGAAGCCTGGAGGAGAAGCTTGGAGAGCATTCAAGGCGGAAGCCGGGATTGATAACTATGAGTGGGTCGGTGATGAAGAGATCATTGTTCTAGCAGGATACGGTAAGCAAAGTGAAATTGTTCACGTTATAGAGCATCTTCCCGTATGGATAAATGGGACGGGTTACAACTATTTTGTTAAACAAAAACTGCAATTACTACGGCTTGGCGGTGAACCTGAAACTCTCGCTGAGGCAGGTAGGGATAAATGGATTGAGAGTTTCTCTGTGAGCCCTGATGGGAGATACGTGATTTACACTCTAACAACAGATGAGCTAAAGCCTTATCTCAGTGAGATCCATATATATGACCTGATAGAACGGACTGATAAAGTTCTAGCTAAGGACTGGATAGTGTGGAATGTAGGCTGGACTGATAGTGTAGATAAAGCATGGTTTATCGGTAAAGAATGGAAGTACGCCCGGGAGAAAGGTGTTTCAATAGCACATACAAGACTTTATACAATAATGTTAAATGGGAGAATCGAGTGTTTAACTTGTAGGTTTCCCTACAATATATCAAGTAGTGTCAATAGCGACAGCAGAGGCCCGAGATGCGGTAAGCCTGTTGAATGGAAGGCTGGTACGGCTTATTTCTACGCTTCTGTCAAGGGTAGAGTGTTTCTAGCATCACTTCAACCTGGGAGTGAAGGTCCCCTGCTTCTATATGAGCTGGGTAATGGGAGTGTTGACGGGTTCTCACTGGGTAGAGATTGTATTTACTATACTATGATGAATCATAAGGAGCCTGCGGAGCTTTATTGTTATGATCCGAATACTGATGTTAGGAAGAAGCTCACGTGGCACAATGTAGGGTTTGCAAATAGTGTTTGGTTAGGAAGTCATGAGCACTTTCTAGTTAAAGCCAGTGACGGCGAGAATATAGACGCGTGGATAATGAAGCCTAGGGATTTCGACGAGTCAAAGAAGTATCCAGCGATCCTCTATATTCATGGCGGCCCGAAAACAATGTTCGGCGAAGGCTTTATGATGGACTTTCACGCCCTAGCATCCAAAGGTTTCGTAGTTATTTACAGTAATCCTAGGGGAAGCGATGGCTATGTAGAAGATTTCGCTGATATAAAAGGAGACTATGGAGGCAGAGACTATGAGGATCTTATGGAAGTGTTGGAAGAAGCTCTTAGGAAGTATCCATGGATTGATGGTGAAAAAGTAGGTGTGACTGGTGGGAGCTACGGTGGCTTCATGACTAACTGGGTAATAACTAAGACAAAACGGTTTAAGGCTGCTGTTACACAGCGGAGCTGCAGTGACTGGATAAGTGATTATGGAACAACGGATATTGGCTGGTACTTTACATCGGAATCCATCCTCGGCAATGTAGAAGCTCCTCCACCGTGGCTTGCTCCTGAGAAGTATATAGAGAAGAGTCCTCTTTGGAGTGTAGAAAATGTAGAGACTCCTCTACTAATAATACATGGCATAGAAGATTATAGGTGCTTCCTAGGGCAGGCGGTAGAATTTTTCACTGCTTTGAAGCTGAGGAATATTGATACTAAACTTGCTCTTTTCCCCGGTGAAAATCATGATCTCTCGAGAACAGGTAAACCAAAGGCCCGTATAGAGAGGGTGAAGCTGATCCTAGACTGGTTCGACAAGTACCTCAAAGGTGGAGAAGCAATTGACTCTAGCGGTAAAGGGGCTTAG
- a CDS encoding ABC transporter ATP-binding protein, with the protein MTLAVKGLRKTYGSIVAINNLSFSIGENSIHGLVGPNGSGKTTTFKSILGLTIPDSGEILLDGESLLGKKGYRLRGRIGFSPETIALPSWLTVEDFLYLTAKLDGLSKRGSEQLAEKAIEEFGLEELGNTSISKLSKGQKKRVLIAQALIQDKQVYLLDEPMTGLDPEWVIRIREILREKARQGSSIIVSSHLLRELETLIDSVTIIKYGVVLFTGKIGDLASAVGMIGIKVSIEVDDPKRGLNILEKFGLENIRIDDGKIEVSVRSKDKINSIIENLVEGGVRVYQVSTSEAGLEDAYVKLLRRSRLLGKP; encoded by the coding sequence TTGACTCTAGCGGTAAAGGGGCTTAGAAAAACATATGGTTCTATTGTAGCCATTAATAATCTCTCTTTTTCTATCGGTGAAAACAGTATTCACGGGCTTGTAGGACCTAATGGTAGTGGTAAAACAACCACTTTCAAAAGCATATTAGGGCTTACTATACCGGATAGTGGGGAAATACTCCTCGATGGTGAGTCTTTACTTGGAAAGAAAGGATATAGGCTTCGGGGTAGGATAGGTTTCTCGCCTGAAACAATAGCATTGCCGTCATGGCTTACTGTTGAGGATTTCCTTTATCTCACGGCTAAACTAGACGGGCTAAGCAAGAGAGGCTCAGAGCAATTAGCTGAGAAAGCTATCGAGGAGTTCGGCTTGGAAGAACTAGGTAATACGAGTATATCAAAGCTAAGTAAGGGCCAGAAGAAAAGAGTGCTAATAGCTCAAGCACTAATCCAAGACAAGCAAGTATATCTTCTCGACGAGCCTATGACGGGATTAGACCCTGAGTGGGTTATAAGGATCAGAGAAATCCTCAGGGAGAAAGCTAGGCAAGGCTCTTCCATTATTGTTTCAAGCCACCTTCTACGGGAACTCGAGACTCTGATAGACAGTGTTACTATAATAAAGTACGGAGTAGTTCTGTTTACAGGAAAAATAGGTGATCTAGCCTCGGCTGTCGGCATGATCGGAATAAAGGTTTCTATAGAAGTAGATGACCCGAAGAGGGGTCTAAATATCTTGGAGAAATTTGGTCTGGAAAACATTAGAATAGATGATGGTAAGATTGAGGTTTCAGTGAGATCGAAGGATAAAATCAATAGCATTATAGAGAATCTAGTAGAGGGTGGGGTGAGGGTTTACCAAGTAAGCACAAGTGAGGCCGGTCTTGAGGATGCGTATGTAAAGCTGTTGAGGAGGTCGAGATTGCTTGGGAAACCGTAG
- a CDS encoding ABC transporter permease — protein MGNRSFWGVIEYEVRRLRSKKSFYFMVLIALLPFVTVTIVKYFNLETHGIFPIEQSNYLWLYLYGTPRTIGGGILVSATGIAAYMWLFASLFGGDTLASDIEEGWIQVLLSKPLTRFEYIAGKVIAALGVLASVYFIGALSSLISAYIMAGSQGYAYLVIVLPIVTALSSIPIILLSAWVGGYTGSSLTGLLSGIGLYFLSNTIAGLVGFTAGPRFIQRLMDYSLLDPIKASTQTSLVTVMYLTGVHKIVFPRINGVYPVYSVNRLFTGSWVNLITSSIIIFFFIVKWFSRKSF, from the coding sequence TTGGGAAACCGTAGTTTTTGGGGGGTGATTGAGTATGAAGTCAGAAGGCTCAGGTCAAAGAAGAGTTTTTATTTCATGGTACTCATAGCCCTCCTGCCATTTGTTACTGTTACAATAGTGAAGTACTTCAACCTAGAAACCCATGGCATCTTCCCTATAGAGCAGAGCAATTACTTATGGTTATACTTGTACGGCACTCCTCGAACTATCGGCGGTGGCATATTGGTTTCAGCTACAGGTATTGCCGCATACATGTGGCTGTTCGCTTCACTTTTTGGCGGCGATACCTTGGCGTCTGATATTGAAGAGGGGTGGATCCAAGTTTTATTATCCAAGCCTCTGACTAGGTTTGAATACATAGCTGGGAAGGTTATAGCTGCTCTGGGGGTATTAGCATCTGTTTATTTCATAGGAGCTTTATCTTCTCTTATATCAGCATATATTATGGCTGGGTCACAAGGGTATGCTTACCTAGTTATAGTTCTTCCTATAGTAACAGCATTGTCATCTATTCCAATTATCTTATTATCAGCATGGGTCGGCGGCTATACTGGAAGCTCGTTAACCGGCCTGTTATCAGGTATAGGCCTCTATTTCCTGTCAAATACTATAGCTGGACTTGTAGGGTTCACTGCTGGACCAAGGTTTATCCAAAGACTTATGGACTATAGCCTATTAGACCCGATTAAAGCTAGTACTCAAACCTCCTTAGTGACAGTCATGTATCTAACCGGCGTGCATAAAATTGTTTTCCCAAGAATTAATGGGGTATATCCAGTTTATAGTGTCAACAGATTATTCACTGGTTCATGGGTGAACCTCATTACTTCCTCTATCATTATATTTTTCTTTATAGTAAAATGGTTCTCCCGCAAATCCTTCTAA